A single window of Phycisphaerae bacterium DNA harbors:
- the recA gene encoding recombinase RecA: MTKTTSESKHKGKVEALRPKADGKEAALERVIAQIEKQYGQGSIMQMDEHKYARIEGIPTGSLSLDIALGGKGLPRGRVTELFGPESSGKTTLALHVIANAQHLGGVAAFIDAEHALDTTWAKRLGVDVSSMLVSQPDTGEQALDITEMLIKSNSVDIIVVDSVAALTPAAELEGEMGDSHMALQARLMSQAMRKLTAVINKSKTALVFINQIRMKIGVMFGNPETTPGGRALKFYTSVRVDLRRLATIKEGSNALGSRVRARVVKNKIAPPFRDAEFDIMFDSGISYEGDLLDLGVECKVVEKVGAWLNYGSVRLGQGRENAKKYLVENKDLRDELKSKILVAKGLVQS, from the coding sequence ATGACCAAGACAACTTCAGAAAGCAAACACAAGGGCAAAGTCGAAGCTTTAAGACCGAAGGCCGATGGCAAAGAAGCCGCCTTGGAGCGCGTGATTGCGCAGATTGAAAAGCAATACGGCCAGGGCTCTATAATGCAGATGGATGAGCACAAGTATGCCAGGATTGAGGGCATTCCTACCGGCTCGCTATCGTTGGACATCGCCCTTGGCGGCAAGGGTCTTCCCCGCGGCAGGGTCACCGAGCTGTTCGGCCCGGAGTCGTCAGGCAAAACTACCCTTGCGCTTCACGTCATTGCCAATGCCCAGCACCTCGGCGGCGTCGCCGCGTTCATCGATGCCGAGCACGCGCTCGATACTACGTGGGCCAAAAGATTAGGCGTCGACGTCAGCAGTATGCTGGTCAGCCAGCCCGACACCGGCGAACAGGCCCTCGATATCACCGAGATGCTGATTAAATCCAATTCTGTTGATATTATAGTTGTTGACTCGGTTGCCGCGCTTACCCCTGCGGCGGAGCTTGAAGGCGAAATGGGCGACTCACATATGGCCCTGCAGGCGAGATTAATGAGCCAGGCGATGAGAAAGCTCACCGCCGTCATTAATAAGAGCAAAACCGCGCTTGTCTTCATAAATCAAATCCGTATGAAAATCGGCGTGATGTTCGGCAACCCCGAAACTACCCCAGGCGGAAGGGCGCTGAAATTTTACACCTCCGTCCGCGTCGATTTAAGACGGCTGGCAACCATTAAAGAAGGCAGCAACGCACTCGGCTCCAGGGTCAGGGCAAGGGTGGTTAAGAACAAAATCGCCCCGCCTTTCCGTGATGCAGAGTTCGATATTATGTTCGATAGCGGTATCAGCTACGAAGGCGACCTGCTCGATTTGGGTGTCGAATGCAAAGTGGTCGAAAAAGTCGGCGCGTGGCTGAACTACGGAAGTGTCCGACTCGGCCAGGGAAGAGAAAACGCTAAAAAATACCTGGTCGAAAATAAAGACCTGCGGGATGAGTTGAAAAGCAAAATCCTCGTCGCAAAAGGGCTGGTGCAATCTTGA
- the thpR gene encoding RNA 2',3'-cyclic phosphodiesterase — translation MRCFIAIDIDEEIRAALGDLQQKLRGSIDVKKGDINWVNPDNIHLTLKFLGEIKDEKVAEICNIVEAAAGRHKDFELDIESVGNFGGRSPKVLWVGTGKGGDDLLKLQEDIEESLALAGWPEETREFAGHLTLCRIRHPIAGMKLAQASVDYKDFKLGTLSADSVSVYQSELKPSGPVYTVLGNYKLQ, via the coding sequence ATGCGATGCTTTATAGCGATAGATATTGATGAGGAAATCAGGGCTGCGTTGGGCGATTTGCAGCAGAAGTTGCGTGGCAGCATTGACGTGAAAAAAGGCGATATCAACTGGGTGAACCCGGATAATATACACCTGACTTTGAAATTTTTGGGCGAAATTAAAGATGAAAAAGTCGCCGAAATTTGTAATATAGTAGAGGCCGCCGCCGGCAGGCATAAAGATTTCGAGCTGGACATAGAATCGGTAGGCAATTTCGGCGGCAGGAGCCCGAAAGTCCTGTGGGTCGGCACCGGCAAAGGAGGAGACGACCTGTTGAAATTACAGGAGGATATTGAAGAATCGCTAGCCTTGGCCGGCTGGCCGGAGGAAACAAGAGAATTTGCCGGTCACCTGACCCTCTGCAGGATAAGGCATCCGATAGCGGGTATGAAACTGGCACAGGCCAGTGTTGATTATAAGGATTTTAAGCTCGGAACGCTGTCGGCTGATTCTGTTTCGGTTTACCAAAGTGAGCTGAAACCGAGTGGACCTGTCTATACCGTATTAGGAAATTATAAACTGCAATAA
- the alaS gene encoding alanine--tRNA ligase, which translates to MLTAGQIRRDFIDFFKSKGHEFVPSSPIVPIGDDTLLFANAGMNQFKDIFLGLSDPQYPRVANSQKCVRAGGKHNDLEDVGADTYHHTFFEMLGNWSFGNYFKAEAIEWAWELITKKWGIKPDKLYATVFAGDKSDSLEFDKESAELWPRVTSLPRQRVLAFGRKDNFWEMGDIGPCGPCSEIHIDLGPDRCDKKNIPGHKCAVNAGCSRFIELWNLVFIQYNRLEDGRVLPLPAKHVDTGMGLERITAVLQNKSSNYDTDLFTPILDKISGLCGQKYSGTLDKQTDIALRVIADHLRCLVFAITDGCMPSNDGRGYVLRRILRRASRFGRVLNLHDPFIFNLVPTVVNLMGDFYGELRSKQELVQTVLESEEAGFGRTLDRGLEIFNTAAEKAESSKNKTISGEDAFELYDTYGFPLDLTQLMAREKNLKVDTTGFDNLMDKQRQRARAAQKTSSFTSLAANTKLPVTDDSPKYKSDRCASGVSGWIVSDGKYISSGKLKASDGEVGLVLEKTCFYAESGGQVGDIGEIKGRDGHFIVESTEKIGDCIVHRGKTNSGTFTVNEQVEAIVDNDRRATMKNHTATHLLQWALQQTLGSSVAQQGSLVCSEYLRFDFTCPRALTDDQIKKVEGLVREKIAADYPVTCSVLPREQAQKLGAMALFGEKYGSEVRVIAIGTDDETRLADAFSKEFCGGTHVDRLGSIGGFKIIKEESISSGVRRITALTGEKLNEFLEKRSEIVESLCETLKVSADDLVAKVSKLVDENKKLAKQLKSASKQTAVDVMAEAKQLLDKSEKIGSVSVIIGRLSAVSVEQGREAVDMLKKKAKSAVVVIGFADDENATLLAGVTDDLVKNGLNAGDIIKQIAPLIDGGGGGRPQMAQAGGKKPEKIDVALAKAAEIIKEKLGSAK; encoded by the coding sequence GTGTTAACTGCCGGGCAGATAAGACGTGACTTTATAGACTTTTTCAAAAGCAAGGGACATGAATTTGTCCCAAGCTCGCCCATTGTGCCAATCGGCGATGATACGTTGCTTTTCGCCAATGCGGGAATGAATCAATTCAAGGATATTTTCCTGGGCCTGTCTGACCCGCAATATCCAAGAGTTGCCAATAGCCAGAAATGTGTCCGCGCCGGCGGAAAGCACAACGACCTTGAAGACGTTGGTGCCGATACATACCATCACACGTTTTTTGAGATGTTAGGCAACTGGTCGTTCGGCAATTATTTCAAAGCTGAAGCTATCGAATGGGCGTGGGAGCTGATAACAAAAAAATGGGGTATAAAACCAGACAAGCTATATGCAACCGTCTTCGCAGGCGACAAATCGGACAGCCTTGAATTCGACAAGGAATCCGCTGAGCTGTGGCCCAGGGTTACGTCTCTGCCGAGGCAGCGCGTCCTCGCGTTCGGCAGAAAAGACAATTTCTGGGAAATGGGCGACATCGGCCCCTGCGGACCCTGCAGCGAAATTCATATCGACCTCGGTCCTGACAGGTGTGACAAAAAAAATATTCCGGGGCATAAATGTGCTGTTAACGCAGGTTGCAGCAGGTTCATCGAATTGTGGAACCTTGTTTTTATTCAGTATAATCGTCTCGAAGATGGCCGTGTCCTGCCTCTGCCGGCAAAACACGTCGATACCGGAATGGGGCTCGAAAGAATTACAGCTGTTTTGCAGAACAAAAGTTCCAATTACGATACCGACCTCTTCACACCTATACTCGATAAGATAAGCGGCCTTTGCGGACAAAAATACTCCGGCACTCTCGACAAACAAACAGATATCGCCCTCCGCGTCATCGCCGACCATCTTCGCTGCCTTGTCTTCGCAATCACCGATGGCTGTATGCCGAGCAACGATGGCCGCGGCTACGTCCTTCGCAGAATTCTGCGCAGGGCCTCACGCTTCGGACGTGTCCTCAATCTGCACGACCCATTCATCTTTAATTTAGTCCCGACCGTCGTGAATTTGATGGGTGATTTTTATGGCGAGCTTCGCTCGAAACAGGAATTGGTGCAGACCGTTTTAGAATCCGAAGAAGCCGGCTTCGGCCGGACACTCGACCGCGGCCTGGAAATCTTCAATACCGCCGCCGAAAAGGCCGAAAGCTCGAAGAATAAAACTATCAGCGGCGAAGACGCCTTCGAGTTGTACGACACTTACGGCTTCCCCCTCGATTTGACTCAGCTTATGGCAAGGGAAAAAAATCTCAAAGTCGATACTACCGGCTTCGATAATCTTATGGATAAGCAGAGACAGAGGGCGCGTGCGGCTCAAAAAACAAGCAGTTTCACTTCGCTGGCTGCGAACACAAAACTTCCAGTCACTGATGATTCTCCTAAATACAAAAGCGACAGATGCGCATCCGGCGTTTCGGGCTGGATTGTTTCGGATGGTAAGTATATTTCATCGGGCAAATTGAAGGCCTCCGATGGCGAGGTCGGCCTGGTGCTGGAAAAGACCTGCTTTTACGCCGAGTCAGGCGGTCAAGTCGGCGACATCGGCGAGATTAAAGGCCGGGATGGTCACTTCATCGTCGAAAGCACGGAAAAAATCGGCGACTGCATCGTCCACCGCGGCAAAACCAACTCCGGAACGTTTACTGTGAATGAGCAGGTTGAAGCGATTGTTGACAACGACCGCAGGGCAACTATGAAAAATCATACCGCAACGCACCTGCTTCAGTGGGCCCTCCAGCAAACGCTCGGCAGTTCCGTCGCACAGCAGGGCAGTCTCGTCTGTTCCGAATACCTGCGCTTCGATTTTACCTGCCCCAGGGCCCTGACGGATGACCAGATTAAAAAAGTTGAAGGCCTCGTCAGGGAAAAAATCGCAGCCGACTACCCGGTGACCTGTTCTGTTTTACCGAGAGAGCAGGCGCAAAAACTCGGCGCAATGGCGCTGTTCGGCGAGAAATACGGCAGCGAAGTCCGGGTAATAGCCATCGGCACAGATGACGAAACCCGCCTCGCCGACGCCTTCAGCAAGGAGTTCTGCGGCGGCACCCATGTTGACCGGCTCGGTTCTATCGGCGGTTTCAAAATAATAAAGGAAGAAAGTATCTCATCTGGCGTTAGGAGGATAACGGCATTGACAGGCGAAAAACTAAACGAATTTTTGGAAAAGCGGAGCGAAATCGTCGAGAGTTTGTGTGAAACCCTGAAAGTATCTGCCGACGACCTTGTTGCCAAAGTCAGCAAACTGGTAGATGAAAACAAAAAACTCGCCAAACAGCTCAAGTCCGCCTCGAAACAGACTGCCGTTGATGTTATGGCTGAGGCAAAGCAGCTTCTCGACAAATCTGAAAAAATCGGGTCAGTGTCGGTAATCATCGGCCGGCTCTCAGCTGTCTCAGTCGAGCAGGGCCGCGAGGCGGTCGATATGCTAAAAAAGAAGGCCAAATCCGCCGTCGTGGTTATCGGTTTTGCTGACGATGAAAATGCGACCTTGCTCGCAGGTGTTACCGATGACCTTGTTAAAAATGGTCTCAACGCTGGCGATATAATAAAGCAAATCGCTCCGTTGATTGACGGCGGTGGTGGCGGCAGGCCGCAAATGGCGCAGGCCGGCGGAAAAAAACCGGAAAAAATTGATGTCGCCCTCGCAAAAGCCGCTGAAATAATAAAAGAAAAATTGGGTAGCGCTAAATAA
- the hisD gene encoding histidinol dehydrogenase, with product MPHELDKILIEYDQPDFKKRFEEIRVAVIQATYFDDEKEKQLNVIFDEVSQRGDEAVADYTEKFDGVKLTPEQFKISEAELNDANKAIDRKLLKSIRQAIRNVKEYQSKIFVGKDKNFKSTGIKYTPIKRVGICVPGASAPLPSTVIMCAVPAQVAGVKEIVVVSPPRYNGSIHPVILATCKELKIKEVYRIGGAQAVFAMALGTKNILKVEKIVGPGNAWVQMAKKKVAGFTVSIDSVAGPSEVLIIANKNATPAWVAADMLSQAEHSPGSAVLFTDSEKIATNVLIEIKKQIEQLGRSKETVDCLLKCGAIVVFKNMADMVKSANYFAAEHLQIQCGKQSGQIAKKITNAGAIFIGDYSPVAVGDYWAGPSHTLPTGTTARFSSALSANDFIKATSIIEYDKKKLAASAEDIIRLAEAEGLDAHARSIRLRVGR from the coding sequence ATGCCTCACGAACTCGATAAGATTCTGATTGAATACGACCAGCCAGATTTCAAAAAACGATTTGAAGAAATCCGGGTAGCCGTTATTCAAGCCACTTATTTCGATGATGAAAAAGAGAAACAATTAAATGTTATTTTTGACGAAGTGTCACAGCGCGGCGATGAAGCTGTTGCTGATTATACGGAGAAATTCGACGGCGTAAAACTTACTCCGGAGCAGTTCAAAATATCAGAGGCGGAGCTAAATGACGCCAACAAAGCAATCGACAGGAAACTTTTGAAGTCGATTCGGCAGGCGATAAGGAACGTAAAAGAGTATCAATCGAAAATTTTTGTCGGTAAAGACAAAAACTTTAAATCGACCGGCATAAAGTATACACCGATTAAACGAGTGGGGATATGCGTTCCTGGGGCGTCTGCGCCGCTGCCATCGACAGTGATAATGTGCGCGGTTCCAGCACAGGTTGCAGGGGTGAAGGAAATCGTTGTTGTCTCACCGCCACGATACAACGGAAGCATTCATCCGGTGATATTAGCAACCTGCAAAGAGTTAAAGATTAAAGAGGTTTACAGGATAGGCGGGGCACAAGCAGTTTTCGCGATGGCTCTGGGGACTAAAAATATACTCAAGGTTGAGAAGATTGTCGGGCCAGGGAATGCCTGGGTTCAGATGGCAAAAAAGAAAGTCGCAGGATTCACCGTTTCTATTGATTCTGTTGCCGGGCCGAGCGAGGTATTGATAATAGCAAACAAAAACGCTACTCCTGCCTGGGTAGCAGCGGATATGCTCAGCCAGGCGGAGCATAGTCCTGGTTCGGCAGTTTTATTTACGGATTCTGAAAAAATTGCAACGAATGTTTTGATTGAAATTAAAAAGCAAATCGAACAACTGGGTCGGTCAAAGGAAACCGTTGACTGTTTGTTGAAATGCGGCGCCATAGTCGTTTTTAAAAATATGGCGGATATGGTGAAATCTGCCAATTATTTTGCCGCGGAGCATCTGCAGATACAATGCGGGAAACAGAGCGGGCAGATTGCCAAGAAAATAACAAATGCGGGAGCTATATTTATCGGGGATTATTCGCCGGTTGCAGTTGGTGACTACTGGGCGGGGCCAAGCCATACATTGCCTACCGGCACAACCGCAAGATTCTCAAGCGCTTTAAGCGCTAATGATTTTATAAAGGCGACGAGTATTATCGAATACGATAAGAAGAAACTGGCGGCGAGCGCGGAGGACATAATCCGGCTGGCCGAGGCGGAGGGGCTTGACGCGCACGCAAGAAGCATCCGGCTACGGGTCGGCCGTTAA
- a CDS encoding prolyl oligopeptidase family serine peptidase encodes MTLNSRPLSTSWVLVYLFLFCIAGPLSAADNAEPNFTPGEETNVNVDRKIFGIDNFMVYVPSDYNDNRDWPVIFFYHGMGGEPATGLFRYLTKGCGFIVIGMAYVPGSQSPMNEGQYISYIKRLRKSALEVKKYVAEHLRIDEKRLFITGCSMGGWYISSILESSPKAWAGVVILAAGRSRNIRLVAADVGRMAMRGKPIYIGAGERDANLAAARKAQAYYQRLGANVTFEQFQGVGHICDPPNRQKLYNWLISNSSVEDTQSGEKN; translated from the coding sequence ATGACTCTTAATAGCCGTCCGCTTTCGACTTCGTGGGTACTTGTTTACCTCTTTCTCTTTTGTATTGCAGGGCCGCTCTCCGCGGCGGACAATGCTGAACCCAATTTTACCCCGGGCGAAGAGACAAACGTTAACGTCGATAGAAAAATCTTTGGCATCGATAACTTTATGGTATATGTCCCCTCCGATTATAACGATAATCGGGATTGGCCTGTAATTTTCTTCTATCACGGGATGGGCGGCGAGCCGGCGACAGGACTGTTCAGATACCTTACCAAAGGCTGTGGTTTCATTGTTATCGGTATGGCCTATGTCCCCGGCAGTCAAAGCCCGATGAACGAAGGCCAGTATATTAGCTATATTAAACGCCTGCGAAAAAGCGCCCTTGAAGTCAAGAAATACGTTGCCGAGCACCTCAGAATCGACGAGAAACGCCTTTTTATCACGGGCTGCAGCATGGGCGGTTGGTACATCTCATCCATTCTTGAAAGCAGCCCTAAGGCTTGGGCGGGCGTTGTTATCCTTGCTGCCGGCCGGAGCCGAAACATCCGTCTGGTTGCCGCCGACGTAGGCCGAATGGCGATGCGGGGAAAACCCATTTATATCGGCGCGGGCGAAAGAGATGCCAATCTCGCTGCTGCCAGAAAAGCCCAGGCGTATTATCAAAGATTGGGCGCAAACGTTACCTTTGAGCAGTTTCAGGGGGTAGGACACATCTGTGACCCGCCCAACCGCCAAAAACTGTACAACTGGCTTATCTCAAATAGCTCCGTGGAAGATACGCAATCCGGCGAAAAGAATTAA
- the gltX gene encoding glutamate--tRNA ligase, translating to MVITRFAPSPTGYLHVGGARTALFNWLFARRMGGKFILRIEDTDLKRNTPTAMQQVIDDLRWLGIEWDEGPEVGGPNGPYLQSQRMDIYDKYIKNLLDEQKAYYCFDTSEELDKLRKQAEAQKKGFVYSRPEKFPDESDVKKARTEGRSVTVRFAVPQDKALVVEDIVRGEVTFAAGEMADFIIQKSDGFPTYNFACVVDDHLMKVTHIIRGQEHLMNTPGQQELWKALGFGELPKYAHMSVTVSDSGGKLSKRERPKALRNAIKAKPGIDLEKLAKVGGITVEEVKDFIANKTMPDMPNVDAMAEFLGVQLPEINVVDFFKSGYLPQTMVNFLALLGWNPGDEREIMSIKELIDSFDISRLTKTNSLFDRKKLLAFNTEHIRMQGGARVLPHFKKYLEVIKSPVAEADDGILSKIIELCAGARTLADIERKSKFLFLDNSEIKYDPKAVKDVLLKNDGLAILQIVRDKFAAAEQFTVENIESSLRGLAEEKKLGLGKIAQPLRVALCGCTISLPIFDAAQILGKEKTLQRIDNTLKEFGKKNDS from the coding sequence ATGGTAATAACCCGTTTCGCACCTTCGCCGACAGGGTATCTGCACGTTGGAGGGGCTAGGACCGCTCTTTTTAACTGGCTTTTTGCCAGACGGATGGGCGGCAAGTTCATACTCCGCATCGAAGATACCGACCTCAAGCGCAATACCCCGACGGCTATGCAGCAGGTCATAGACGACCTTCGCTGGCTCGGCATCGAATGGGACGAGGGCCCCGAAGTCGGCGGCCCGAACGGGCCATACCTGCAGTCGCAGCGTATGGATATCTACGATAAATACATAAAAAACCTGCTCGATGAGCAAAAGGCGTATTACTGCTTTGACACCTCCGAAGAGCTTGATAAGCTCCGAAAGCAAGCCGAGGCACAAAAAAAAGGTTTTGTATATTCCCGTCCCGAAAAATTCCCAGATGAGAGTGATGTAAAAAAGGCCCGAACTGAAGGCAGGTCTGTAACCGTTCGCTTTGCTGTCCCGCAGGACAAAGCTCTTGTAGTAGAGGACATTGTCCGCGGCGAGGTTACCTTCGCAGCAGGCGAAATGGCTGATTTCATCATACAGAAAAGTGACGGCTTCCCGACGTATAACTTTGCCTGCGTGGTAGATGATCACCTGATGAAGGTTACACATATCATTCGCGGCCAGGAGCACCTTATGAATACGCCCGGCCAGCAGGAATTGTGGAAAGCCCTCGGCTTCGGCGAGCTTCCGAAATACGCCCATATGTCCGTTACCGTCAGCGACAGCGGCGGAAAGCTTTCAAAACGCGAACGCCCCAAAGCCCTCCGCAACGCCATCAAGGCCAAGCCCGGCATCGATTTGGAAAAACTTGCCAAGGTCGGCGGCATAACTGTTGAAGAAGTCAAAGACTTCATAGCGAATAAGACCATGCCCGATATGCCCAACGTTGACGCGATGGCTGAGTTCCTCGGCGTCCAACTGCCGGAAATCAACGTTGTTGATTTTTTCAAGAGTGGCTATCTGCCGCAGACGATGGTGAATTTCCTCGCGCTACTTGGCTGGAATCCGGGGGACGAACGCGAAATTATGTCTATCAAGGAGCTGATTGATTCTTTCGATATTTCGCGTTTGACAAAAACTAACAGCTTGTTCGACCGCAAGAAGCTCCTCGCCTTCAACACCGAGCACATTCGGATGCAGGGTGGCGCAAGAGTACTTCCCCATTTTAAAAAGTACCTGGAGGTTATTAAATCTCCTGTGGCAGAGGCAGACGACGGGATACTATCGAAAATCATAGAGCTGTGTGCGGGCGCAAGGACACTGGCTGATATCGAACGTAAAAGCAAATTCCTCTTCCTGGATAACAGCGAGATAAAATACGACCCCAAGGCGGTCAAAGATGTTTTGCTGAAAAATGACGGCTTGGCTATCCTGCAAATTGTTCGTGATAAATTTGCTGCGGCCGAGCAGTTTACCGTGGAGAATATCGAGTCCTCGCTGCGGGGCCTGGCCGAGGAGAAAAAGCTCGGCCTTGGCAAAATCGCCCAGCCGTTGCGTGTCGCTTTATGCGGATGTACCATCAGCCTGCCGATTTTCGACGCCGCCCAGATATTAGGCAAAGAAAAAACCCTGCAGAGAATAGATAATACGCTGAAAGAATTTGGCAAAAAAAATGACAGTTAA
- a CDS encoding PfkB family carbohydrate kinase — protein MSLLVTGSIGIDSVKTPYGVSENCLGGSAIYFSMAASFFCPVRFVGVIGPDCPFDLAKVFAGRNVDLTGMEIRKNSKTFRWAGTYHEDINKRTTDKLELNVLAEEPPKVPKAYRDSKFVFLANTAPALQIQLLEQVDDPSFVAADTMDCWIQGQRDDLDRLLKKIDCLIINEDEAKMLAGETNLIKAAGAILNMGPAVAVIKKGEHGSLLCSADEKFILPAYPSADVKDPTGAGDSFAGAFMGYLTKAGKTDFESLKQAVACGTVAASFTIADFSLAGLSSISRTDIDGRLKTLREITQF, from the coding sequence ATGTCATTATTAGTCACCGGCTCGATAGGGATAGATAGTGTTAAGACGCCTTACGGGGTAAGCGAGAATTGTCTCGGCGGCTCAGCGATATACTTCAGTATGGCGGCAAGTTTCTTCTGCCCTGTGCGTTTTGTCGGCGTTATCGGCCCGGATTGTCCATTCGATTTGGCGAAAGTTTTCGCCGGCAGAAACGTCGATTTAACGGGCATGGAAATCAGAAAAAACAGTAAGACCTTCCGCTGGGCAGGCACGTATCACGAAGACATTAACAAAAGGACAACCGACAAGCTCGAATTAAACGTCCTCGCGGAAGAGCCTCCGAAGGTGCCGAAAGCATACAGAGACAGCAAGTTTGTATTTCTCGCCAATACCGCGCCGGCCCTTCAGATTCAGTTGCTCGAACAGGTTGATGACCCCTCTTTCGTGGCTGCTGATACGATGGATTGCTGGATTCAGGGACAACGGGACGATTTGGACCGCCTGCTTAAAAAAATTGACTGCCTTATTATCAACGAAGACGAGGCGAAAATGCTGGCCGGGGAAACTAACCTGATAAAAGCGGCCGGTGCCATTTTGAATATGGGGCCGGCTGTCGCGGTCATCAAAAAAGGCGAACACGGCTCGCTCCTTTGCAGTGCAGATGAGAAATTTATTCTGCCTGCATATCCATCCGCCGACGTCAAAGACCCGACAGGCGCAGGTGACAGCTTTGCGGGCGCATTTATGGGTTATCTCACAAAGGCCGGGAAGACCGATTTTGAATCATTAAAACAGGCAGTCGCCTGCGGCACGGTGGCGGCCTCTTTTACTATTGCCGATTTCTCGCTGGCGGGTCTATCCTCGATAAGCAGGACTGATATAGACGGCAGATTAAAAACCTTGCGGGAAATAACACAGTTTTAA
- a CDS encoding LOG family protein has translation MKNKTITIFGTAKTKSGETAYELAHQTGKLLAEAGFAIANGGYGGTMLAAAKGAVEAGGETIGVTCSAFKRSKANEYIKREIITKSLDERLDTLIKIGQGYVVLPGGTGTLLELAKVWELKNKGFIETEKPIILVGGFWKPVVDLITADDPDSGRYIRQADGPEQVVELIGD, from the coding sequence ATGAAGAATAAGACGATAACCATCTTCGGCACAGCCAAAACGAAATCCGGCGAGACAGCTTATGAACTGGCACACCAGACAGGCAAGTTGCTGGCCGAGGCAGGGTTTGCGATTGCCAACGGAGGGTACGGCGGGACGATGCTGGCGGCGGCCAAAGGGGCTGTCGAGGCAGGCGGGGAGACAATCGGCGTTACGTGCTCGGCTTTTAAGCGCAGCAAGGCGAACGAATATATAAAGCGTGAAATTATTACCAAATCGCTGGACGAACGGCTCGATACACTGATAAAAATTGGACAGGGGTACGTTGTGCTGCCGGGCGGAACGGGGACGCTGCTGGAACTGGCGAAGGTCTGGGAATTAAAAAACAAAGGCTTTATCGAAACGGAGAAACCGATTATACTTGTAGGCGGATTTTGGAAGCCGGTGGTCGATTTAATCACAGCCGATGACCCTGACAGCGGCCGATATATCCGGCAGGCAGACGGGCCGGAGCAGGTTGTAGAACTAATTGGCGATTGA